GGCGCGTCGTTCCCCGTTCTAGCCCGAATGCGCCCATAGGATTGACCGGATAGCTACCAGTCTTCGAGTGGCGTGTTGCTCCCCATCCAACTCCACTCCACCTCGGTCATGAACCAGCGATAGGCATCGAGGTCACTCACGCCCCACTCTCTGAAATCACGCATCAACCCGAACAACGCCGTGGCTCGCTGAGCGTCCGGTTGATCAATGAGGGCCCGCATGCACCCCATGAGCCCTGGCGGCTTATCGGGGACCGCTTCGAGGGCTCGGAGTAGCCATTTGTGGTAGGGGAACAAGCGGCGGTTGTGGGCGAGGATGGTTCTGCCGACAAACAACGCTAGCTGGCTCGCAGCGCGGAGCTGCGTGTAGCGATTTTCGTGGCGTTCCGCCTCGTTCATCAGCCAGTGCTGAATGAACGCCATGCTGTAAAATGCGCGTAAGCGTTTGGCGTGTCCGTCCTCCTGGTAGATCGGAATGCGTCGCAGCAGATCGCCGATATCGGGGAGGTGTGAGTAGGTGGCGAAGGCGCCTTCAAAGGCGGCCCGTGAGGGTTCGTTACCTCGTGCTGCGACGCCCTCTAGGTAGGTGCAGTCGATGATCTTACCATCGACGTAGCCGCCTTCGTAGTCACAGAGATCTCGTCGGTTGATGAAGAGATCCCGCTCTTTAAGGTGCCGCTGGAAGGCCTCGTCCGTGGCGACGATGAGAAAGTCCACGTCCGAGTCTGCGCGCGCATACCCCTTGGCAACCGAGCCCCCGATGATCAGCGCTAGGTAGCGTGAATCGTCGCGATAAGTGTCCGTCAGACGTTCTATTGCTCGTTGGTGGTGTGCCTGGATGGTCATTGGCGCGGCAGGATGGGCAGCTCGTCGATCGACGCAAGTTCCCCGTCCTCCTCCATGCGAGCGAGATTGGCTCGCTGCTGGTCGATCCGCGTCAGCATCTCGTCGCTCAACAACCGATAAGCGGCCTTGTCGTGCAGTGTTCTAGAGGCGAGCGAGGATCGGGTCAGGTCTCTGCAGCCGCCAGCCTTACGCCAGTCATCAAGTGCCCCTAGGGCCTTGTCGGAATCGCCCATGGCGGCGTACCACCAGGCGTCCATGAGGTCGATGCCGCGCCAAGGGTGGCGACTGCGTGACGGAACGATCTCGATCAGCCTCTCCATCAGGTGGCCGGCCCTGCCTTGTTCGCCTATGAGGTGCAACACCGTGCTGTAAGCGAGCGCTAGCTTGAGCAGATTGCTGTCTGCCTCTATGTCGAGGTCGGGTCGCAGCAGTGCAGGGTAGGTCGTTTCGAACAGCTCCATGGCCAGCTCGGGGTGGTCGTAGCGAATGTCCAGCCCATTCAGGTAGAGCAGGTCGTGCCAGGGTTCAATCGTCGCCTGACCGTCGATGATCTCTTGCAGGAGCTGCCTTTCCTGCTCGTGCTCCTGACGGAGTCGGTGCAGCTTCAGACGGGCGATCCACGAGAATCCGGTGTCCGGTACGAGTTGCAGGCACCAGTCGAAGAAAAACTCTGCCCGTTTGGTCAACCCCAGCTCCTCGTAGGCGACGGCGAGGAAGAAGGTGGTCCAGGGTACGCCGGGATCTAACTGGAAGGCGCGTTGGAAGGCTTTGATGGCCTCATCGTGCCGGTATAGCTTCCAGGCGTAGAGCTGGCCCAGCATCTGGTGGGGCGGTACGGCCCGCGGCGCCGTCTCGATGGCGCAGAGGATGACCGCGCGAGATTCGTCGAGGCGCTCTAGATCCATCAAGGCTTGGCCCATCAACGACAGAGTGTGATGGCTTTGCGGATCGAGCAGCCGGGCCCGGTGAAAGTATTCCATCGCCTGCTCAGGCTGTCCGCAGTCCCAACTCTTGAAGTACCCGAACATGCGCAGGGCGCTGGTGTTGTTGGGGTTTAGCTCGATCGACTTTTCGTAGGCGGCTTGCGACTCGGAAAAGGCACCGCGATGTCGTTCGAGGAAGCCCTGGGCCTCGTAGGCCTCGCTGAGCTCGGGATTGAGCAACAGCGCTCTGCTGATGACGGGCTCGGCTAGGCGGTTCTGCTGCGCAACGTCCAGCCCACCAAAATGAACTCTTTCGAGCAGCGACATCGCCAGCTGTGCATGGGCCGCTGCGAAGTTGGGGTCTAGTTCGATCGCCTGGCGAAAGTGCTGGATCGCGGCGCTGAAACCCTCGCAGCTTGCTAGGCCGTAGCTCACGCGCCCGCGAAAGTAGGCCTCCAGGGCCGCCATGTGCTGGGTAGGTGGTTCGCTCAGGTGTCGCTGTTCATCGGCTGACAGCACCGCGCGCAGCTGCGTCGCGACGGAAAGGGCGATCTCGCTCTGGATGGCGAAGACGTTCTCTGCGGTGAGCGTGCGCGTGTAGGTGTCCGCCCAGATATGCTCATCTCTTACGGCATCGATGAGCTGCACGTTGATACGGATCTGATCCCCCGCACGCTGTACGCCGCCTTCGACCACGCTGGTGCAATTCAACTCCTGCGCGATCGTGCCTACGCTCTTCTCGCTCTGGCGGTAAGCCATCACCGAGGTGCGGGAGATCGTTGCCAGCTGCCTGATCTTCGAGATGTGCGTGATGAGTTCATCGTGGAAGCCGTCGGTAAAGTAGGCATCCTGGGTCTGCACGCTCCGGTTCTCGAAGGGCAGTACGGCGATCGAGGCATTCTGCCGAGGCCGATGGGTGGGGCGTTGGTGGCGGGTCTGGGGAGGAGTTGTCTGCGCGGAGGCCTGTAGGGTGGCCCTTGAGGCATGGGAGATTTCTCGGACCGTGCCAACGAACCGATAGCCTCGGCCGCGGATGGTCCGTATGAACTTTTGCTGCACGCCGTCATCGCCGAGCGCGGCGCGTGCGAGCTTGATCTCGTTGCTGAGCGTGCCTTCGGCGATAAGCCTTCCCCTCCAGACTGCCTCGACTAACTGTGCGCGCGTCACGAGCTCGTCTCGATGCTGAATCAGGTAGATCAACAGATCGAACACCTTCGGCGCGATCGGGACGGGCTCGCCGTCTTTGGTCAGGGCGAAACGCGCCGTATCCAGTTCCATCCCCGCGCACTGGAAGATCATCGGGTACCCAACCCTTCGCAATATCGATCTTCACACATGGTGGCACAAAGCGCCGAGCTCCTAGGTAAACCCTATGAAAAAGCTATGTTCTCGGTACTTTCGCCGGGCGCGAAGTTGCTAGCGTAGGCGGGTGTACAAATCGGCCGGCCGAGTCATGAACAGACCGTTTCCACTTCTCCTGGCGAGCCTTCTGCTCGTCGGCTGCAGCACCACCACCACCCAGTCTCCCGCGTCATCTGAGCTGGTCGACTACGGTGATTACTCGTCCGAGACGCTCACCACCAACGCGTGGGTTGCGCTTACCGCTGGCAACTATGCACACGCCATCGAGTACACGAGCAAGTGTGCTGATCTGTACGAGGAGAAGGCCAGAGAGATGCAAGGCTCGCTCACTGCCAAGGCACACATCGACAAGGTGTTTGACTACTGGGCCCTCAACGATGTGGGCACAAGCTATTTCATCATGGGCGAGGCCCTGACCAAGTTGGGCAGACGGACCGAGGCGGTGGCAGCGTTCAAGGTGGTGAGAGACGAGCTGTACTACGCCCAAACCTGGGATCCGAAGGGCTGGTTCTGGTCACCCGCTGAGGCGGCCTACGCGCGGGTGGAACTATTGACGGGAGACTTCTAGGCATGTCGTCGCAGCGGCGATGCGCGCTGGTAGTAGCGCTAATCTGGTCAGGTATGTTGAACGCTCAATCGCTGCCAGGCGATCGTGCGCAAGTGCGCGTACTGGAGCGAGGCGACGGCAGCTTCACGCTGTTGCGCAACGGCGAGCCCTACCAAGTGAAGGGAGCGGGGTTCGGCAGTGACGAGGGTGCACGGAGCGGCGCGCTGGACGTGTTGGCGCAAGCGGGGGGTAACTCCATTCGCACTTGGGGCGTGGAGCAGTTAGAGCAGAGGATCGATGGCAAGCCCTTGCTCGACCGAGCGCACGAGCTCGGCATCTCGGTCACCGTCGGCTTTTGGGTTGGACACGTCCGCCACGGCTTCGACTACGGCGATGCGACCAGGGTGGCCGAGCAGCGCGAGAAGCTGCGCCAGGCTGTGCTCAAGTACCGAGACCATCCGGCCCTGCTGATCTGGGGGCTCGGCAACGAGATGGAAAAGGTCTGGGACGGCGGTGAGACGGAGCTCAGCGATGCGCGTATCTGGAGCGAACTGAATTTCTTGGCGGGTATAATCAAGACGCTCGACCCACACCATCCGGTGATGACGGTAGTGGACGGGACGCCGTCGACCAAGATCGAAGCGATCAAGGCGCATTACCCCGCGCTCGATATTCTCGGTATCAACGCCTACGCGGGCGCCGTGGGTGCTGGGCAGCGCTTGCGTGCCTCCGGTTGGGACGGGCCCTACATGTTGACCGAGTTTGGTGTGACCGGTACGTGGGAAGTGCCCACGACCAGCTGGAATGCACCGATCGAACCGGAGCCGAGCCAAAAGGCTAGTGAGAGCTACACGGCCTACACGCGGGATCGAGATGACAACGTTGGCCGTTCCCTCGGGTCTTACGTGTTTCTGTGGGGTAGCAAACAGGAAGCGACGTACACCTGGTTTGGCATGTTCCTGCCGAGCGGAGAGAAGCTTCCGCGCGTCGATGCGATGGCCTACGCGTGGTCTGGCCGCTGGCCGTCGAACCGTGCCCCGAAGCTGTTGTCCTTAGAGACACCGGTAGCGCTGAAGGCAGTGAGACCGGGCGCCTCATCCCACGCTCAGGTCGACTGTCTAGACCGAGAGGGTGATCCCCTTCGCTACGAGTGGGAGATTCGGGCAGAAAGTACCGATCGAAGGGTTGGCGGAGATGCCGAGGCTGTACCGCCCACGGTGCCCAACGTCATCGGTCAAGGCCAGGGAACGCACCGTATCGAGTTCACGACCCCAGATCGACCGGGTGCCTATCGCCTATTCGTGAGCGCCTACGACGGTCGCGGTGGCGCTGTGGCTCATAACCTGCCGTTCTACGTTAGCGAGTGATTCGCGCTCGTAGTCTTCGCTGATTCAACTTCCCCAAAGGCCCTACTGATCGACTTGCGGTGCTGACCCCAGGCACCGAATCTCACTAGCGGCTCCCTATAGCGCTCGATCGCACCTTCCGCGTCGACTTGTTGTCCTTTGCCTAGCCCCACTCTGAGAAGCCCATTTAGCTATCGATTATGATAGCTGAGAGTCGCGTTGAGAACGTGGGTGTTGGCTCGAGCACGTGTCGCGACACGGGCTGGCAAGGCAGATTTTAAACATAATCCTACTCTGGCTGAGCAGACCGTCGACCTTCGGCCTTCTTGCCTCACCCTTCCATTGCGGTATTCTGCCGCCGCGCCCACGCCGATGTATCGAAATCGTCCACGTCTACGTATTGACAAGGTGAAACAGCCGAGAGTGGAGATCGATAGTAATCGCTACGATGAGGATGAGCGTCGCTGGGCTCGTCTGATGTCCCAGGCCCAGGCGGGCGACCAGGCGGCCTACGCGCAGCTGCTCGAGGAGATATCGATTACCATCGAAGACTTCGTCCGCCACCGCTTCGGCCAGATTGAGATGCTCGAGGATTGCGTGCAGGAGTGTCTGGTGAGCGTGCATCAGGCGCGCCACACCTACGACCCGGCGCGCGCGTTTCGACCCTGGCTGTTCACCCTCGTGCGTCATCGGACCATCGATCTGCTCCGCCGCGGCAGTAGCTGGCATCGCCTGCAGCGACAGCCCTTGCCGAGCGCATCCACCACTTCGGAGGCCCTCAATCGCCTCATCGACGGGGCTCACGCTCTGGCGAGAATCCCCGAGGACCTACGCAAGGCCGTGATTCTCGTTAAGTACGAGGGGCTTACGGCCAAGGAAGCGGCGTCGCGCCTCGGCATTCGCGAGAGCGCCCTCAAGGGGCGCCTGCGGCGAGGGCTCGAAGCAGTGTTTGCCGAACTCAATCGAGAAGGGAGCGCCGGCAGATGAACCGTCCCACTCGCGAAGCGTTGATCAACGATCTGGTGGCCGATGCTGAGCGTCCCGTGCCCAACGGTGCGCGCACGCATCTGGAGAGCATGTTGTGGGTGGTGCTGTCGGCCGTGTGGGTGGTGTCGCTGACGCACCTGCTCGGAGATCTACGACCCGGCGTGATGGATCAGTTGACGTCAAGTCCGAGGCTGGTGACCGAGCTAGCGCTCGGTCTTGGCACTACCATCGCGTTCGCTCATCTAGCGTTTCGCTCTGCCCTCCCCGGCAGCCACTCCCTGGTTCTCAGCGCTCTGCCCGCGCTTGTCTTGCTAGTCCTGTGGGTGGGGCTACACCTATACGGCTTCATCGACCCCACCTTCGCCCCGTCGATGCACGGCAAACGCGAGCACTGCGAGTGGCAGGTGTTTACCTTCGGGATCCCCGTGCTCGCGGCCGGCGCCATGGTGCTGCGCCGCTGGTGGCCGAGGGGCGCCTTCTCTGGCGCCGCGCTCGGGCTGGCGGCGGGCGCGCTACCAGCGATGCTGATGCAGATCGCCTGTATGCACGAACCCTGGCATATCCTGACCCATCACCTCTTGCCAGGCCTCGCGTTGGGGCCGATCGGGGCAGTGATCGGGTTTTTGGTGCTACAACCCCCCGGCCGACGAGGCATTCCGCGACCCTAACGTCTCTGCCACAGAAAAAGACGATTGCCGATGTATCGAATTCGGCGGCGGCTGCGTAGTGGTTATGGTCGCTTGCGCGCTGTGCGCGCCGAGCCCATCCGCTCATTAGGGAGATACCAACAAATGAAATTCAGCCTCGCGGCAATCGGCACGACGGCGATTGCCCTAGCCTCTTTCGGCGCGTCCGCTGCCACCGTGCAGATCACGGTGACGGTCGAGAACCTCACGCCGGAGAACAGCGTGGCCTTCGCGCCCCTGCGTGTTGGCTTCCACAACGGCACTTTCGACGCCTTCAACATCGGCGAAGTGGCCGGTGATGCCATCATCTCGGTGGCCGAGGGTGGCTCGGGCGATGCCTGGTTCCCGGCCTTCGAGGCGGCGGACCCCACGGCCACGCTCGGCAGCGTCGTGCCAGATCCAGCCGGCCCGCTGGTGCCCGGCGCCACTGCGGTCGCCACTTTCACGGTGGATACGGACGTCAACCAGTACTTCACCTTCGCGTCAATGGTCGTGCCGAGCAACGACTTCTTCATCGGCAACGATAGTCCCACGCAGTACCAGCTGTTCGATGGCAGCGGCAATCTGCTGCTCTCAGAGATCCTGGTCGGCGCTGCCGACATCTGGGATGCCGGCTCGGAGATCTTCGATCCCAGTGCGGCTGCCTTCGTGGTGGGTGGTGACAACGACGCGCGCACACCGCAAAACTCCGTCGTGGCGTTTAACTTCGCCGAGCTGGCGGCGTTCAACGGTCTGGAGACTGGAGCAGGCTACATCTTCGACAGCCAGCTCACGGCCAGCAGCGATGTGTACCTGATCTCGTTCGAGGTGGCCGCGGTGCCGGTGCCGGCGGCACTGCCGCTGATGGGCGGGGCGCTTGGACTGCTCGGTTTCTCGGTGCGTCGTCGCCGTACGTCTGCCGCCTAAGGAACTTACGCGCGGCTACCGGCGTTGGCTGACGCCGGTAGCCGCTAGACGCGCTTCCCGATCGAAGCGCGCTCGCGAAGGTGCAGTGTCGCCCGTGCCCTCATTCTCGCGCCTGAACTATGCGCCAGGGCGGCGCCGGTCATCGCCTTGCCACTCAGCCTTAGCGCCGAAGTAACTCCAGTTGTCTTGGCAAGCCGCCGTTCACGCGTCTCGGGTCGTTTGGCGTCGGTTATCGCCTCCGCGTATTCGCGGCGGTTGGTGTAGGACAACCCGTCCCACCGCTTGCGTAGGGTAGCGTCCTGCGCAAGCATATCGGCCAGCGGCGTGGGAATCTCGACCACCCTGGCATCCTCGTCCGCGGCGATCTGCACGGTCACCTCGTCTCCTCCCTCCACGTCCGCCGCTTCGCGATGACTCTTTCGCAGCGGGATAAATGTCTTGCCTCTCATTCGCGAGATGGTGCTTCGATAAGTGTAGCCGTTCAGCGTGACGCGCACGGACGCACGCACCTTGCCGAACACCGCTTTCGGGTCAAAGGGTATCGGGATAGCACTCAGGTTGCCTTCACGTTCGATAGTGACGGTTATGGTCTTGATGTTCATCGTTGCTCTGGTTAGTGCCGGCGCTGGCGATAAGTGCACCTAAGGCTGCGTAGGCGCCCCGTAAGCGGCTAGCGTGAGTCGATCGCTACCTCCAGCCGATGCAAGGATTTCGGCCGAGCTGTCGCTGAGGTCTATAGGCAGCCACGCACAAGGGTAGCCTTCTGGATTAAGTCCACTGCGCGCAGCTGCAGGCTTCGCTGCTTCTTCGATCCAGGTCAAGAGTAGTGACTTATCAACGATCGACCCAAGGCGCAACACGATTATGAACTCTCCCGAGAGCCGATCTAATGATGGGCGGAATTGCTCAGTACCCGCAATGACCTCGCGCACGCCAGCAGCCCTAAAGTCTGCGATCGCCCTGGCGGTGATAGCGTCCTCTGTCGGCGCAGTGAATGCGCAGGATGCAGTGGCTCCCGGGCCGGTCGAGGTTGCTCCTGCTCGGGTTGAGGAACAGATACCAGGCACGAAGCGGAATGAGTTTAGGGAGTATGTGCCTGGGCTGCTCGTGCGTCGCAGTTATCGCTCTGCAGGCGACGAAGGCGTGAGTACGCAGCTATGGGATCTCTTGGTAGGTCCTGGTATGCGCAGTGCGCCCGCCGTGCTTGAGGGTGCAGCGTTCATCTTCGTTCGCTCAGGTGATGGGGAAATTTCGCTGGATGGTAAAGAGCAGGCGTTGCGAATGGGCATGTCCTTGAGCGTGCCTGAGGGGGTTGAAGTCTCCCTTACCAATCCCGCCAAGGACAAGCCGCTGGCGGCGCATGCCGTTATCGTTACGGATGGGCAGCAGTGATGATCACCTCACGTAGGGACAAGAACACGAGGCCCGAACGGCTCGCAGGTCGGGCGCTGGGCTCGGTGACCGCGCTCCTGCTGTCCTCGCTCCTGCTGCTAGGGTGCGATAGCGCTGACACTCCCCCGTCGAGTGACGACCCGAACGTAAGACCTAACCAGGGCGAGTACGACGAAGACCGCGCCTTTATCTCCGCGCCGACGCTGCTGCACCCGATCTACGCTTGCGCCACGAACGTCGCGGTAAAGCACTTCATTAAAGGTGCTTTGATCGAGGTATACCTCGACGCAGATCCGACGCCGATCGCCTCCGCCACGGGCGAGTTTCCCGCCCTGGGCGTCAACATCGATACGGGTCTGGTGTTCGAGGTGGGTCAGGTACTGACGGTGACGCAGACGGTGAACGGATTCACTAGTGCACCCTCCAATGCGGTGACGGTGACTTCCCATCTGGAGGACTATCCCGCAGGGCTCCCTCAGCCCCGCATCAACGCGCCGCCCGTGTGGGAGTGTGGGCGGGCACTCGGGGTCAGCGATGTCGTGCCCGGGGCTCGCGTGGAAGTACTCGCACGCGATGCTGGCGCAGCGGGCGGCAATGTCGTCGGTGCCTTCAACGCCACCCCCGAGTGGGGCCTGAACTGGACCGGCGTGACTCCCGCTTTCAATCTAGATGCACGTACCTGGGCAGTCGCCTCGCTCTGTGAGCAATCCGCAACCAGCGCAGAGCAAACTGTGCGCGCGGAGCCGCCTACGATCGAGGTCCCGACGGTGCACGACGTGTACGAGGGTAATGATCGGGTCATCGCAAGGGGGGCGGCACCCGATCATGGCGCCCTAACCACCGGGGCGTTTGTCGACGTTTTCGAGGCTGGCACGAGCGTCGGGGCGACGGTCACTCCGGGCGGGGCTGGACACATCATTCTCGTCAACCCCGAGGTATCGTCCGCTAGCTACACGGCGACCCAATCGCTTTGCACGAGCAGCGATCCGTCGGTGCCCGTTACCCCGACCCCGTGTGAAGACCTGCCCCCGCCGATCATCAAGCCGCCCCTGCCCGGGGACTCCAAGGTCGTGCTCACGGACTACGTCGAGGGTGCGGAGATTTTGGTGTTTGCCGATGGTGCGGAGATCGGTCACTCCGGCCCGGACGTAATCAACTTAAGCACACCGCTCGGCAATGGCCAGACACTCACGGTAGTGCAACGCCTCGGCAGCTGCGAGAGCGCTTGGGTGTACGAGATCGATGTCCAGTGCGAGAATCTGGGGGGTGATGATCGTGCCTGTTCTGGCGATTGGCCTGCCTTTCGCCACAACGCCCTGCGCTCCGCCAACCAAACCCAGCTCTCAGCGCTAGCCGACCCGTACGAGGTGAAGCGGCTCCAGGTAGGTTGGGAGTTCGATCCGCCTGGGACTCGTGCCTTCCGCGCTTCGCCGGTAGTTCACGAAGACAGAGTGTTCATCGGCAACGGCAACGGCCGCTTCTACGCCCTCGACGCCGCCACGGGTGCAGTCCAATGGGAATACCCGCCGCCGGGGTCGCCGGATCTGCGTACGCAGTTCGAGAGCAATCCGTCGAGCTGCGGCATCGCTGCGAGCGCCGTGATCGGACGCGTGCAGGGTGAGGTGGATGTCGTGATCTTCGCTGCCCCCGACCCGTCCATTGGTGCAGGCCTCGGCAGCGGACGGTTATTCGCTCTGGATGTGCAGACGGGTGCCGAGGTCTGGAAATCGCCCGAGATCGCGGTGCTGAACGGCCTGACCCGACGCGACGAGGGTGAACTACACGAACAGACTGGGTACGCACCACCGCTGGTCTTTGGCGATCGTGTCTACATCGGGATCGCCAACCACGCAGACAACCCGATCCAGAACGGTCGCGTGGTCGCCGTAGAACTAAGCACCGGCAACCCCGTCCCTGGGTTTGACTTTAAGGCGACCTCTACGCGCGGTGGCGGCGTGTGGAGCCCTATCGCCGGCGGCTTCGGGCGGGACGGTATTTTCATCACCACCGGGAACAGCAGGTGCTGGAACGGTGGCTGTCAGCCGGAGCCCTCACCGAATCACGGTCTTAGCATGCTGCGCCTGAACGCCTCTAGCGGTGCCGTCGACTGGAAGCTGCAGCCCGTGCCGTTTGAGTTGGATGGAGATCCGGACTGGTCGGCGGGTCCGAGCTTGCTTCGCTCGAGCTGCGGCGATCTAGTGCTGTCGCGTATGAAGGACGGTTGGACCTACGCAGTCGATCCCGGCGCGGCCTACTCACCGCGCTGGCAATTCCCCCCTACGGGCAGTGCGCCCGGCTATGAATTCGATCCAGCGTGGGGCACAGCGCACGGGGATTCCCGCTACCTCTACCCGGGCGCCGCCTGGGATGACACCTACATCAGCGAGGCGGGCGGCGAGGATATCGTGAACACTACAGACACCGGTTTTGGGCGGCTCCACGCCTTCAACGCCTGCGGCGGTGCGGGCGGGCGAGTGCGATGGATCGCTGATATCCCCGGAGCGGTGCAAGGTGACCAATACCAGCTCGGGTCGCCATCGGTCACTCACGGCATCGTGTACGTCGGCACCGGATCGGGTGGGTTGGTCGCGATTGCTGACCCCAGCGCCTGGCCCTCGACGTCGTCGCTGTGCAGCAACCCGGCGATCGCCCTCGCGGACTGCGCGGCCAATGGTTTTAACGTCGTACCCCGACCGCACGTGTTGCGGACCATTGATCTGGGGAGTGTCGCCATCCTTGGCGAACCAGCGCTCGCGGGCGGTCGGGTGTTCGTCGCCTCAGGCCGCAGCTGTAACAGCGGCGGAGCGCTCTACATGCTGGAGCCGGAATCATGAGTACGCTTGGAATACGACGACGCACGGAATGGACGCTGGCGATGATCATCATCACCCTAGGTCTCTTGCCCGTTGTAGGCACTGGCCAAGAAGAGGGGGCGGACCGCATCGAGCGTGTGAAGCGCGACGAGCTTGGCAGCGGGCAGCTCGCGCTGCTTAGCGGTCGCACCGTGGGCGTCGCGATCGAGCGCTGGATGCTCGGTGGTGGCCTGTCACTCGATCGCTTGCCTATCGATGGTGATGCGTTCCTGGTGATTCATCTGCGCGGTGGGCAGTTGATCACCGTGATTGGTGATGAGCGCGTCCTTCGCCAGGAGGGCGACTACTGGAGCGTGCCTCGCGATGTGGTAATGGCGGTGGAGACCGACGACGACTCCGCTGTGCTTGAGGTGACGATCGTCCGCTGAGCACGATAAGCGCGCCGCAAGGTGCTGGATGGCTCTACGGGTGCTGAGTACTTTGCCCTTTAGGGGCCAGCAGAAGTAGGAGAGTTCGTCCGTGCGGCGCACGAGCTTTTGGCTGAACAGCTAACGTTGTAGATAGGTGTTGCAAAGAATCGATCCGTGAGCTGATCTTGAGGAAGGCTGTTCGGGAGATCCGTGATGACGCCAACAGGTCGATTCCTGGTACCAGTGACTTTGCTCGTGCCCCTCTTGTTCCGCATGGCGGGTTGCGCCAGCCATCGCCTCGTGGTCGACCAACCGAACCCCGCGACTGGCTACGAGAATGCGACGCTCACTGCCTATTTCTGGGGCATTGTCGAGCGCGAAGAAGTTGCCGGGAACTGCCTCGATCACGCCCTCGATGAGGTGCGCGTTCGCACCAACCCCGCCTATGCGCTCGTCACGGTCATTTGCCTTGGCATCGTGGTGCCTGTGGAAGTGCCGCAAGCTGCCGCAGTCAGGCGAGCTCTAGAGGCATAGACCGACTTAGCGCTAGCCTTGGTGGGCGTGCTGATAGCCGCGGAGGATAAGATGATGCCTAACGCTCGCGAGTTCCGCTACGGATCGAAGGTGTAGAAGAACTGGCACGAAAATATTTCTCAGCGTGTTGCCGAACAGATCGATTTAGCCAACCCGCAAGGGCCGCCGAATGTCTCCGGGCTCCTCGCGACTACCCGCGTCGCTCAGGACATCATCGGCGAAGCCCGCGACGCGGGCCATTTACTGCGCACGCTCGGCGGCCAGTGGTCCTTCTCACCGGTGGCTGTCACCGATGGTTTTCAGCTCAACAGCGCACCCATGAACTGGATCTTCGACCTATC
This sequence is a window from Pseudomonadota bacterium. Protein-coding genes within it:
- a CDS encoding PQQ-binding-like beta-propeller repeat protein; amino-acid sequence: MITSRRDKNTRPERLAGRALGSVTALLLSSLLLLGCDSADTPPSSDDPNVRPNQGEYDEDRAFISAPTLLHPIYACATNVAVKHFIKGALIEVYLDADPTPIASATGEFPALGVNIDTGLVFEVGQVLTVTQTVNGFTSAPSNAVTVTSHLEDYPAGLPQPRINAPPVWECGRALGVSDVVPGARVEVLARDAGAAGGNVVGAFNATPEWGLNWTGVTPAFNLDARTWAVASLCEQSATSAEQTVRAEPPTIEVPTVHDVYEGNDRVIARGAAPDHGALTTGAFVDVFEAGTSVGATVTPGGAGHIILVNPEVSSASYTATQSLCTSSDPSVPVTPTPCEDLPPPIIKPPLPGDSKVVLTDYVEGAEILVFADGAEIGHSGPDVINLSTPLGNGQTLTVVQRLGSCESAWVYEIDVQCENLGGDDRACSGDWPAFRHNALRSANQTQLSALADPYEVKRLQVGWEFDPPGTRAFRASPVVHEDRVFIGNGNGRFYALDAATGAVQWEYPPPGSPDLRTQFESNPSSCGIAASAVIGRVQGEVDVVIFAAPDPSIGAGLGSGRLFALDVQTGAEVWKSPEIAVLNGLTRRDEGELHEQTGYAPPLVFGDRVYIGIANHADNPIQNGRVVAVELSTGNPVPGFDFKATSTRGGGVWSPIAGGFGRDGIFITTGNSRCWNGGCQPEPSPNHGLSMLRLNASSGAVDWKLQPVPFELDGDPDWSAGPSLLRSSCGDLVLSRMKDGWTYAVDPGAAYSPRWQFPPTGSAPGYEFDPAWGTAHGDSRYLYPGAAWDDTYISEAGGEDIVNTTDTGFGRLHAFNACGGAGGRVRWIADIPGAVQGDQYQLGSPSVTHGIVYVGTGSGGLVAIADPSAWPSTSSLCSNPAIALADCAANGFNVVPRPHVLRTIDLGSVAILGEPALAGGRVFVASGRSCNSGGALYMLEPES